In one Arthrobacter jinronghuae genomic region, the following are encoded:
- the alr gene encoding alanine racemase translates to MNYPEFRPPAERAAVIDLAAIRHNVRHLAHVVSPARVMAVVKADAYGHGAVETARAAVEAGAAWLGVAHISEALALRAAGVTEPVLAWLHTRNAEFGEAIRANVDLGVSGWDLDAVVAAARELEMPARVHLKIDTGLGRNGCPEDLWEAFVGRALAYQEEGLLRVVGIFSHFAVADEPHRPETDEQLRKFREAVAVAEDAGVDREVRHIANTPGALSRPDAHFDLVRIGLGMYGLSPFAGQTSAELGLRPAMSLKTTIAACKEVPAGQGVSYGLHYRTKEPTTLALIPLGYADGIPRVATGAPVQVDGQTYPVVGRIAMDQMVIDLHRTGIAGTADSFEGREVVLFGGEGQPSVDEWASAAGSINYEIITRISGRVQRVYVDSAADDDASAPPIALEAAPGAQDAEGEQAQAVQAK, encoded by the coding sequence GTGAACTACCCTGAATTCCGGCCTCCGGCCGAACGTGCTGCCGTAATCGACCTGGCTGCCATCCGGCACAATGTCCGCCACCTGGCCCACGTGGTCAGCCCCGCCCGCGTCATGGCAGTAGTCAAGGCTGACGCCTACGGGCACGGCGCCGTCGAGACCGCGCGTGCCGCAGTCGAGGCCGGCGCGGCCTGGCTGGGCGTCGCGCACATCAGTGAAGCGCTGGCACTCCGGGCCGCAGGCGTCACTGAACCGGTCCTTGCCTGGCTGCATACGCGGAATGCCGAATTCGGCGAAGCCATCCGGGCCAACGTGGATCTCGGGGTTTCCGGCTGGGATCTGGACGCCGTGGTCGCAGCCGCCCGGGAACTGGAAATGCCGGCACGGGTGCACCTGAAGATAGACACGGGGCTGGGCCGAAACGGCTGCCCGGAGGACCTCTGGGAAGCCTTTGTGGGGAGGGCCCTGGCCTATCAGGAAGAGGGCCTGCTGCGCGTGGTCGGGATCTTCTCCCACTTCGCCGTCGCGGACGAACCCCACCGTCCGGAAACCGATGAGCAGCTGCGGAAGTTCCGCGAGGCCGTCGCCGTGGCCGAAGACGCCGGCGTGGACCGCGAGGTACGGCACATCGCCAATACCCCGGGGGCGTTGTCCCGCCCGGATGCCCACTTTGACCTGGTCCGGATCGGGCTGGGCATGTACGGGCTGTCGCCGTTCGCCGGACAGACCTCCGCGGAGCTGGGCCTGCGCCCGGCCATGAGCCTGAAGACCACCATCGCTGCGTGCAAGGAAGTGCCGGCCGGCCAGGGAGTCTCCTACGGGCTGCACTACCGTACCAAGGAGCCGACCACGCTGGCCCTGATCCCGTTGGGCTATGCCGACGGCATCCCCCGGGTTGCCACCGGCGCACCCGTCCAGGTGGACGGACAGACGTACCCGGTGGTGGGACGCATCGCCATGGACCAGATGGTGATTGACCTGCACCGGACCGGTATTGCCGGCACAGCTGATTCCTTCGAGGGCCGGGAAGTCGTTCTCTTCGGCGGCGAGGGCCAGCCGAGCGTCGATGAATGGGCGTCTGCGGCCGGGAGTATCAATTACGAGATCATCACCCGGATCAGCGGCCGGGTCCAGCGCGTGTATGTGGACAGCGCAGCGGACGACGACGCATCCGCCCCGCCCATCGCGTTGGAAGCAGCGCCCGGAGCGCAGGATGCAGAAGGCGAACAGGCACAGGCGGTACAGGCCAAGTGA
- a CDS encoding UxaA family hydrolase, whose product MSASQGSILRLSPADEVGVALRLLPAGVGLNGPDGGILIPAADIPQGHKIALVDLPAGATVHKYGQAIGRTTSAVAAGGHVHSHNLAMAETAAAYEFGTARFQPPAEEGRHFRGYRRRNGLAGTRNYIGILTSVNCSAGTARMIADQFRGPVLDAFPNVDGVMALTHSSGCGMVLGSPGAEVLFRTLSGYARHPNFAGLLVVGLGCEMLQADRLIDDTVSADVVERLVIQESGGVRASVRAGVELVRQMLPVVNRLQRIPIDAAELVLGMNCGGSDGYSGITANPALGVASDRLIGCGGTSVLAETPEVFGAEHLLTRRAVSRAVGERLLERLQWWQEYTGHGGGSLDNNPSPGNKAGGLTTILEKSLGAVAKAGRAELREVVDYAGRIRGPGLVFMDTPGYDPVSVTGIVAGGANVVCFTTGRGSVLGCRPAPSIKLGTNTELFRRMPEDIDINCGEIIDSGVGVEEMGARIFARILETASGRQTVSEELELGQEEFVPWQLGAVT is encoded by the coding sequence GTGAGCGCGTCCCAGGGTTCCATCCTGCGTCTCTCACCCGCCGACGAGGTAGGCGTAGCACTGCGCTTGTTGCCGGCCGGCGTCGGGCTCAATGGACCGGACGGGGGAATCCTGATCCCGGCCGCCGACATCCCGCAGGGGCACAAAATCGCCCTGGTGGATCTTCCAGCCGGCGCGACGGTCCACAAGTACGGTCAGGCCATCGGGCGGACGACGTCGGCGGTCGCGGCGGGCGGGCACGTCCACAGCCATAACCTCGCCATGGCGGAGACAGCGGCGGCCTACGAGTTCGGGACCGCCCGGTTCCAGCCGCCGGCCGAGGAGGGCCGGCACTTCCGGGGCTACCGCCGGCGCAACGGTCTGGCTGGAACCAGGAACTACATCGGGATCCTGACCTCGGTCAACTGTTCGGCCGGCACCGCCCGGATGATCGCCGATCAGTTCCGCGGACCGGTTCTGGACGCCTTTCCCAATGTCGACGGCGTGATGGCGCTGACCCATTCAAGCGGCTGCGGAATGGTGCTGGGGAGCCCCGGGGCCGAGGTGCTGTTCCGCACCCTGTCCGGTTATGCCCGGCACCCCAATTTCGCCGGACTGCTTGTGGTTGGGCTGGGCTGCGAAATGCTGCAGGCAGACCGGCTCATTGACGACACCGTATCGGCCGACGTCGTGGAGCGGCTGGTGATCCAGGAGTCCGGCGGGGTGCGTGCCTCGGTCCGGGCCGGCGTCGAACTGGTCCGGCAGATGCTGCCGGTGGTGAACCGGCTGCAGCGCATTCCGATCGATGCCGCCGAACTGGTGCTCGGGATGAACTGCGGCGGATCGGACGGCTATTCGGGGATCACCGCGAACCCGGCGCTGGGCGTCGCGTCCGACCGCCTGATCGGCTGCGGCGGCACGTCGGTACTGGCGGAAACTCCGGAAGTCTTCGGGGCGGAGCATCTGCTGACCCGCAGGGCGGTCTCCCGGGCGGTCGGCGAGCGCCTGCTCGAGCGGCTGCAATGGTGGCAGGAATACACGGGGCATGGAGGGGGCAGCCTGGACAACAACCCGTCACCGGGCAACAAGGCCGGGGGACTAACCACCATTCTGGAGAAGTCGCTGGGGGCAGTGGCCAAAGCAGGCCGGGCAGAGCTGCGTGAAGTGGTCGACTACGCAGGACGGATCCGCGGGCCGGGGCTGGTGTTTATGGATACTCCGGGTTACGACCCCGTTTCAGTCACCGGCATTGTCGCCGGCGGAGCGAACGTAGTGTGCTTCACCACGGGGAGGGGTTCCGTTCTGGGCTGCCGGCCCGCCCCCAGCATCAAGCTCGGCACAAACACGGAACTCTTCCGGCGGATGCCGGAAGACATCGATATCAACTGCGGCGAAATCATCGATTCAGGTGTGGGTGTCGAGGAAATGGGCGCCCGGATTTTCGCCCGGATTCTTGAAACAGCTTCCGGCCGGCAGACGGTGAGTGAAGAACTGGAACTCGGACAAGAGGAGTTTGTGCCATGGCAGCTGGGAGCAGTTACGTGA
- a CDS encoding sugar kinase, translating into MSTPSSRGPVAAAAGPEEFQPAEVVTLGETMAVLRSQHPGPLAHARSMDTGIGGAESNVAIGLRRLGVDVAWVGRVGADSLGELVLRELRAEGLRVLARIDPEARTGLMIKERRTQETVKVWYYRNGSAGSRLTVGDVPAEAIAGARLLHITGITPALSASAAEAVRFAVDCAHDAGTQVSLDLNYRSALWTPEQAAPVLRKLVADADILFAGLDEAAIALGAPHRPERMAALLAGMGPDQVLLKLGPEGALGLIDGSEYAQDAVQIQAVDTVGAGDAFVAGYLAELLAGEGPKARLQTAVRTGAFACLGPGDWESLPHRNELGLLDAAEGVQR; encoded by the coding sequence GTGAGCACGCCTTCATCCCGCGGACCGGTCGCCGCCGCAGCGGGGCCGGAGGAATTCCAGCCCGCGGAGGTAGTCACGCTGGGCGAAACCATGGCCGTGCTGCGTTCGCAGCATCCGGGACCGCTGGCCCATGCCCGCAGCATGGACACGGGCATCGGCGGTGCGGAGAGCAACGTCGCCATCGGGCTTCGCCGGCTCGGCGTGGACGTCGCCTGGGTTGGAAGGGTTGGTGCTGACAGCCTTGGCGAGCTGGTGCTGAGGGAATTACGGGCTGAAGGACTCCGGGTGCTGGCCCGTATCGATCCCGAAGCACGCACCGGGTTGATGATCAAGGAACGGCGGACGCAGGAGACCGTAAAAGTCTGGTACTACCGCAACGGCAGCGCCGGTTCCCGGCTCACTGTCGGGGATGTGCCGGCCGAGGCCATCGCCGGGGCACGCCTGCTGCACATTACGGGGATTACGCCGGCGCTCTCCGCATCCGCTGCCGAGGCGGTCCGCTTCGCCGTCGACTGTGCGCACGACGCCGGAACCCAGGTATCACTGGACCTCAACTACCGCTCGGCCCTGTGGACCCCGGAGCAGGCCGCACCGGTGCTGCGGAAGCTGGTAGCCGACGCCGACATACTGTTCGCCGGCCTGGACGAGGCCGCCATTGCCCTCGGTGCTCCGCACCGGCCGGAACGGATGGCTGCCCTGCTGGCGGGCATGGGGCCGGACCAGGTGCTGCTGAAACTCGGGCCGGAGGGCGCCCTGGGACTGATCGACGGCAGCGAATACGCGCAGGACGCCGTGCAGATCCAGGCGGTCGATACCGTAGGTGCCGGTGACGCTTTCGTAGCGGGTTACCTGGCTGAACTCCTTGCCGGGGAAGGGCCGAAGGCGCGGCTGCAGACCGCTGTCCGGACCGGTGCCTTTGCCTGCCTGGGTCCGGGCGACTGGGAGAGCCTGCCGCACAGGAACGAGCTCGGCCTGCTGGATGCTGCCGAAGGTGTTCAGCGGTAA
- a CDS encoding bifunctional 4-hydroxy-2-oxoglutarate aldolase/2-dehydro-3-deoxy-phosphogluconate aldolase gives MAAGSSYVSAAGSAGPLRRPAPDAGAWLAELAASPLIVVLRARHASEYAPVMEALLEGGVRHVELTLSTAGVLEALGDLVRQYGADARIGVGTVTDAVSAGTLIGAGAGFLVTPVMSVEVVATATAAGIPVVPGGLTPTELYAGWQAGAPAVKVFPASLVGPGYVSQLRGPFPDIQVIPSGGIGTEEADAWLRAGALAVGMGGPLVQDAFAGGSLAGLKERSRKLVAAVAAARGSGTGQ, from the coding sequence ATGGCAGCTGGGAGCAGTTACGTGAGCGCCGCGGGAAGCGCAGGGCCGCTGCGGCGTCCGGCGCCGGATGCCGGGGCCTGGCTGGCTGAACTGGCAGCTTCCCCGCTCATCGTGGTCCTCCGTGCGCGGCACGCCTCGGAGTACGCCCCGGTGATGGAAGCCTTGCTGGAAGGCGGAGTGAGGCACGTGGAACTGACCCTAAGCACCGCCGGAGTGCTGGAAGCGTTGGGGGACCTTGTCCGCCAATACGGCGCGGACGCGAGGATCGGCGTCGGCACGGTCACGGATGCAGTATCCGCCGGCACCCTGATCGGGGCCGGAGCGGGATTCCTCGTCACCCCGGTGATGAGCGTTGAGGTGGTGGCTACCGCCACGGCCGCCGGCATTCCCGTGGTTCCCGGCGGCTTGACTCCCACTGAGCTTTACGCCGGCTGGCAGGCGGGTGCGCCGGCGGTCAAGGTGTTTCCGGCGTCGCTGGTCGGGCCCGGCTACGTTTCGCAGCTGCGCGGACCGTTTCCGGATATCCAGGTGATTCCGTCCGGGGGTATCGGAACGGAGGAAGCTGATGCGTGGCTGCGGGCCGGAGCCCTGGCCGTGGGCATGGGCGGTCCGCTGGTCCAGGATGCCTTCGCCGGCGGCAGCCTGGCGGGACTGAAGGAGCGCTCGCGGAAACTCGTTGCCGCAGTGGCAGCAGCGCGCGGGAGCGGGACCGGGCAGTGA
- the tsaE gene encoding tRNA (adenosine(37)-N6)-threonylcarbamoyltransferase complex ATPase subunit type 1 TsaE, with product MTQEPAWEAEFRTNGAEETQALAERLGRVLRRGDLLLLTGELGAGKTTFTQGLGAGLGVRPGIISPTFVLVREHPNLGTGPDLIHVDAYRLGSEGEVDDIDLEASMDRSVTVVEWGHGLVEHLSDSRLEVTLVRAVGGDAPGAPGTDYSDEDTDEERTIRVAGYGPRWAKAPDLG from the coding sequence GTGACGCAGGAACCTGCTTGGGAAGCTGAATTCCGGACCAACGGTGCCGAAGAGACCCAGGCGCTCGCCGAACGCCTCGGCCGCGTCCTGCGCCGCGGGGACCTGCTGCTGCTTACCGGCGAACTGGGCGCCGGTAAAACCACCTTCACCCAGGGCCTCGGTGCCGGGCTGGGGGTGCGGCCGGGCATCATTTCGCCGACCTTCGTCCTGGTCCGCGAACACCCGAACCTCGGGACCGGACCTGACCTCATCCACGTGGATGCGTACCGGCTGGGGTCCGAAGGAGAGGTGGACGACATCGACCTCGAAGCCTCAATGGACCGCTCGGTCACGGTGGTTGAGTGGGGGCACGGATTGGTGGAGCACCTCTCCGACAGCCGGCTGGAAGTGACCCTGGTCCGCGCCGTGGGCGGTGACGCTCCGGGTGCCCCGGGCACGGACTACTCCGACGAGGATACCGACGAAGAGCGCACCATCCGGGTGGCCGGCTACGGTCCGCGCTGGGCGAAGGCCCCGGACCTGGGCTGA
- the mgrA gene encoding L-glyceraldehyde 3-phosphate reductase: MTYVAADNRYESMPYRRVGQSGLQLPAVSLGLWHNFGDDKPFETQRAILRRAFDLGVTHFDLANNYGPPYGSAETNFGRHFRDDFRPYRDELVISSKAGYDMWPGPYGNWGSRKYLLSSLDQSLERMGLDYVDIFYSHRPDPETPLEETMGALDTAVRSGRALYAGISSYSPEKTIEAARILREMGTPLLIHQPSYSMLNRWVEDGQPDLFAALDEVGAGSIAFSPLAQGLLTNKYLNGVPEDSRAAAGKSLDQSQLSEENLERVRGLNSIAESRGQSLAQMAIAWVLRSRPDSASITSALIGASSVKQLEDSLAAVNNLEFTADELRRIDEYAVDSKINLWAAALDA, encoded by the coding sequence ATGACTTATGTTGCTGCGGACAACCGATACGAATCCATGCCTTACCGACGCGTCGGACAGAGCGGACTCCAGCTCCCGGCGGTCTCGCTGGGACTGTGGCACAACTTTGGCGATGACAAGCCCTTTGAAACCCAGCGGGCCATCCTGCGGCGGGCCTTTGACCTTGGCGTCACCCACTTTGACCTGGCGAATAACTACGGCCCGCCCTACGGCTCCGCCGAAACGAACTTCGGCAGGCACTTCCGGGACGACTTCCGTCCGTACCGTGACGAGCTGGTGATCTCCAGCAAGGCCGGCTACGACATGTGGCCGGGCCCCTACGGCAACTGGGGATCCCGCAAGTACCTGCTCTCCTCCCTGGACCAGTCACTGGAACGCATGGGCCTGGACTACGTGGACATCTTCTACAGCCACCGCCCGGACCCCGAAACGCCGCTGGAGGAAACCATGGGGGCCCTGGACACGGCAGTGCGGTCCGGCCGGGCCCTCTACGCAGGCATCTCCTCCTACTCGCCGGAAAAGACCATCGAAGCGGCCCGGATTCTCCGCGAGATGGGCACCCCGCTGCTGATCCACCAGCCCTCCTACTCCATGCTGAACCGCTGGGTGGAAGACGGCCAGCCGGACCTGTTCGCGGCCCTGGACGAAGTAGGTGCAGGTTCCATTGCCTTCTCGCCGCTGGCCCAGGGGCTGCTTACCAATAAATACCTCAACGGCGTACCGGAGGACTCCCGTGCGGCTGCCGGAAAGTCCCTGGACCAGTCCCAGCTCTCGGAGGAGAACCTGGAACGGGTGCGGGGGCTCAACAGCATCGCCGAATCACGTGGCCAGAGCCTGGCCCAGATGGCCATCGCCTGGGTGCTGCGCAGCCGGCCCGACAGTGCGTCCATTACCTCGGCCCTGATCGGCGCCTCAAGCGTGAAGCAGCTGGAAGACTCGCTGGCTGCCGTGAACAATCTGGAGTTCACCGCGGACGAGCTGCGCCGGATCGACGAATACGCTGTCGATTCCAAGATCAACCTGTGGGCAGCAGCCCTCGACGCGTAA
- the manD gene encoding D-mannonate dehydratase ManD: MAIRSAEVLVTSPGRNFVTLRLTTDSGVVGLGDATVNGRELAVVAYLREHVVPLLIGRDERRIEDTWQYLYRGAYWRRGPITMAAIAAVDVALWDILAKEAGLPLYRLLGGASRTGCLAYGHASGSSMDTLFTSIRNHLDEGFKAIRVQTGVPGLGQIYGVATDQRPGQRYDYEPALRAPLPAEEAWDTRAYLRHVPEVFAAVRREFGPELVLLHDGHHRMTPNQAAALGKTLEPYDLFWLEDCTPAENQEALRRVRSQTTVPLAIGEVFNSVYDYQTLITEQLIDYVRSAVTHTGGITALRKLMDFAAVYSIKSGFHGPTDISPVGQAAQLHLGLALHNFGIQEYMKHSADTLRVFRTSYAFSDGLLHPGDQPGLGVEYDDELAKSFDYAPAYLPVNRLLDGTVHDW, encoded by the coding sequence ATGGCAATCCGCTCCGCAGAAGTGCTGGTCACCAGCCCGGGCCGCAATTTTGTCACCCTGCGGCTGACCACCGATTCCGGCGTCGTCGGGCTGGGTGACGCCACGGTAAACGGCCGTGAACTGGCAGTAGTCGCCTACCTGCGGGAACACGTGGTGCCGCTGCTGATCGGGCGGGATGAACGGCGTATCGAAGACACCTGGCAGTACCTGTACCGCGGCGCGTATTGGCGGCGGGGCCCAATCACCATGGCGGCCATCGCCGCCGTCGATGTTGCCTTGTGGGACATCCTGGCCAAGGAGGCAGGGCTGCCGCTCTACCGGCTGCTGGGCGGTGCTTCACGGACGGGGTGCCTGGCCTACGGGCATGCCTCCGGCAGCAGCATGGATACGCTTTTCACCTCGATCCGGAACCATCTGGACGAGGGCTTCAAGGCAATCCGGGTACAGACCGGCGTTCCGGGCCTGGGCCAGATCTACGGCGTGGCCACGGACCAGCGGCCGGGACAGCGCTACGACTACGAGCCGGCGCTGCGGGCTCCGCTGCCCGCCGAGGAAGCGTGGGACACACGGGCGTACCTGCGCCACGTGCCGGAAGTCTTCGCCGCCGTCCGTCGGGAGTTCGGGCCCGAACTCGTCCTGCTGCATGACGGCCACCACCGGATGACCCCCAACCAGGCGGCGGCACTGGGGAAAACGCTGGAACCGTACGATCTCTTTTGGCTCGAGGACTGCACGCCGGCGGAGAACCAGGAAGCCCTGCGGCGGGTACGGTCCCAAACCACGGTTCCGCTGGCCATCGGCGAAGTGTTCAACAGCGTCTACGACTACCAGACCCTGATCACTGAACAGCTCATCGACTATGTCCGCTCCGCAGTCACGCATACGGGGGGAATCACGGCCCTGCGGAAACTGATGGACTTCGCAGCGGTGTATTCGATCAAATCCGGCTTCCACGGGCCAACCGATATTTCCCCGGTAGGCCAGGCCGCCCAGCTGCACCTGGGCCTGGCGCTGCACAACTTCGGCATCCAGGAGTATATGAAGCACTCCGCCGACACGCTGCGGGTGTTCCGGACCAGCTATGCGTTTTCCGACGGGTTGCTGCATCCGGGAGACCAGCCGGGTCTGGGTGTGGAGTACGACGACGAGCTGGCCAAGTCCTTCGACTACGCCCCGGCCTATCTGCCCGTGAACCGGTTGCTGGACGGGACGGTGCATGACTGGTGA
- a CDS encoding GNAT family N-acetyltransferase: protein MGALTIREARPGDWPAVWNLMEPIVRAGETYCWDTGTTEEQARQLWLEPAPTVVFVALKDGSVAGTAQLHPNKSGNGSHVANASFMTASEFSGQGVARALGEHVLAEAARRGYRSMQFNAVVETNIRAVALWQSLGFSILATVPEAFRHPVEGLTGLHIMHRTLDLEGSERIGT, encoded by the coding sequence ATGGGAGCACTGACCATCCGGGAGGCCCGGCCCGGTGACTGGCCTGCCGTCTGGAACCTGATGGAACCCATCGTGCGTGCCGGAGAAACCTACTGCTGGGACACCGGCACCACCGAGGAGCAGGCCCGGCAGCTGTGGCTGGAGCCTGCTCCCACGGTGGTGTTCGTTGCCCTGAAGGACGGCAGCGTAGCCGGGACCGCGCAGCTGCACCCCAACAAGTCCGGCAACGGGAGCCACGTGGCCAACGCCTCCTTCATGACTGCCTCGGAGTTCAGCGGCCAGGGTGTTGCGCGGGCACTCGGCGAGCACGTGCTGGCCGAGGCAGCCCGCCGCGGTTACCGCTCAATGCAGTTCAACGCCGTGGTGGAAACCAACATCCGGGCAGTGGCGCTGTGGCAGTCCCTCGGCTTTTCGATCCTCGCCACCGTGCCCGAAGCCTTCCGGCATCCTGTCGAAGGGCTGACCGGCCTGCACATCATGCACCGGACCCTGGACCTGGAGGGGAGTGAAAGAATAGGGACGTGA
- the tsaB gene encoding tRNA (adenosine(37)-N6)-threonylcarbamoyltransferase complex dimerization subunit type 1 TsaB, which translates to MLILSIDTSAIASAALLSGEGEILASFATEDTRSHAEVLAPGIAGLLAEAGMAGQDLDAVVVGVGPGPFTGLRAGIATARTLAFAWDKPLHGVMSLDAIAVDAALDAWRLGIDEFAVATDARRKEVYWAAYRSTGGTPELLDGPHVTAPGEVPALPVYGAGAGLYPDTLHAVEGFADAQPTAAALGRTAVVRLVRGLPLLPSTPLYLRESDAKVPGPRKRAL; encoded by the coding sequence GTGCTGATTCTCTCCATTGATACCTCCGCCATCGCCAGTGCGGCACTGCTCAGCGGGGAGGGAGAGATCCTGGCGTCGTTCGCCACCGAAGACACCCGCTCCCACGCCGAAGTCCTCGCCCCAGGCATCGCCGGCCTGCTGGCCGAAGCCGGGATGGCCGGGCAGGACCTGGATGCAGTGGTCGTAGGGGTAGGTCCCGGCCCCTTCACGGGCCTGCGCGCCGGAATCGCCACCGCCCGAACCCTCGCCTTCGCCTGGGACAAGCCGCTGCACGGGGTGATGAGCCTGGACGCGATTGCCGTGGACGCAGCCCTGGATGCCTGGCGCCTGGGCATTGACGAGTTCGCCGTCGCCACCGATGCCCGGCGCAAAGAGGTCTACTGGGCGGCTTACCGCAGCACCGGCGGCACGCCGGAACTGCTGGACGGGCCGCACGTGACCGCCCCCGGCGAGGTTCCCGCGCTCCCCGTGTACGGAGCAGGAGCCGGCCTGTACCCGGACACCCTGCACGCCGTGGAGGGTTTCGCCGACGCGCAGCCCACCGCCGCCGCACTGGGACGCACCGCCGTCGTCCGTTTGGTCCGCGGGCTGCCGCTGCTGCCCAGCACCCCGCTCTACCTGCGCGAATCCGACGCCAAGGTCCCCGGCCCGCGGAAGCGCGCACTGTGA
- the rimI gene encoding ribosomal protein S18-alanine N-acetyltransferase, producing MDVDDIPAVDALERRLFPVDAWPLQMFHDELAQTSTRSYYVAVDPAGTVIGYAGLMCVLPIADVQTIAVVPENEGSGIGSRLLTTLVDEAKQRGAEDVLLEVRDDNPRAQRLYRWFGFEQIHVRPRYYRDGASALIMRLPLAEWSGAPTVTGTATETKDSK from the coding sequence ATGGACGTCGACGACATTCCCGCCGTCGATGCCTTGGAACGCCGCCTGTTTCCCGTCGACGCGTGGCCGCTGCAGATGTTCCACGACGAGCTGGCCCAGACGTCCACCCGCTCCTATTACGTGGCGGTGGACCCGGCCGGAACCGTCATCGGCTATGCCGGCCTGATGTGTGTGCTGCCGATCGCGGACGTCCAGACCATCGCCGTCGTGCCCGAAAACGAAGGATCCGGCATCGGTTCGCGGCTGCTCACCACCCTGGTGGACGAAGCCAAGCAGCGCGGCGCCGAGGACGTGCTCCTGGAAGTGCGGGACGACAACCCGCGCGCCCAGCGCCTGTACCGCTGGTTCGGCTTCGAACAGATCCATGTCCGGCCGCGCTATTACCGCGACGGCGCCTCCGCGCTGATCATGCGCCTGCCCCTGGCCGAGTGGTCCGGCGCTCCGACGGTTACCGGGACTGCAACAGAAACGAAGGACAGTAAATGA
- the tsaD gene encoding tRNA (adenosine(37)-N6)-threonylcarbamoyltransferase complex transferase subunit TsaD has translation MNRTDPLVLGIESSCDETGIGIVRGTDLLTNTVSSSMEEHVRFGGVIPEIASRAHLDAMVPALQAALAEAGVTLADLDAIAVTSGPGLSGALMVGVSAAKALALATGKPLYAINHLVAHVGVGVLDGGALPENLGALLVSGGHTEILRVADLTSDVELLGSTIDDAAGEAYDKVARILGLGYPGGPAIDRLAREGNPKAIRFPRGLTQPKYMGTAEAPGPHRYDWSFSGLKTAVARCVEQYEAAGQDLPVADIAASFQEAVVDVITAKAVLACTEHGITNLLLGGGVAANSRLRALTEERCSAAGIKLRVPPISLCTDNGAMVAALGAQVVMAGGEPSGIGFGTDPSLPVTSIHVAAAGA, from the coding sequence ATGAACCGCACCGACCCCCTGGTGCTCGGCATCGAATCCTCCTGCGACGAAACGGGAATCGGAATTGTCCGGGGGACCGATCTGCTGACCAACACGGTGTCCTCCTCGATGGAGGAACACGTGCGGTTCGGCGGCGTTATCCCCGAGATTGCTTCTCGCGCGCACCTGGACGCCATGGTCCCGGCACTGCAGGCGGCCCTGGCCGAAGCGGGCGTGACGCTCGCCGACCTTGACGCTATTGCCGTTACCTCCGGCCCGGGCCTGTCCGGGGCACTGATGGTGGGGGTCAGCGCCGCGAAGGCTCTGGCCCTGGCCACGGGCAAGCCGCTCTACGCCATCAACCATCTGGTGGCCCACGTGGGGGTGGGCGTGCTCGACGGCGGCGCCCTGCCGGAAAACCTCGGGGCGCTGCTGGTCTCCGGCGGGCACACCGAGATCCTTCGCGTAGCCGACCTCACGAGCGATGTGGAACTGCTCGGTTCCACCATCGACGACGCCGCGGGCGAGGCTTATGACAAGGTGGCCCGCATCCTCGGGCTGGGCTACCCCGGCGGACCGGCCATTGACCGGCTGGCGAGGGAAGGCAACCCGAAGGCCATCCGCTTCCCGCGCGGACTGACCCAGCCCAAGTACATGGGCACTGCCGAAGCGCCGGGGCCGCACCGCTACGACTGGTCCTTCTCCGGGCTCAAGACGGCCGTGGCCCGCTGCGTGGAGCAGTATGAGGCAGCCGGGCAGGACCTTCCGGTGGCCGACATTGCCGCGTCCTTCCAGGAAGCCGTGGTGGACGTGATTACCGCCAAGGCGGTGCTGGCCTGCACGGAGCACGGTATTACCAACCTGCTCCTGGGCGGGGGAGTGGCGGCCAACTCGAGGCTGCGCGCCCTGACCGAGGAACGCTGCTCCGCGGCGGGCATCAAACTGCGGGTCCCGCCGATTTCCCTGTGCACCGACAACGGCGCCATGGTGGCCGCGCTCGGCGCGCAGGTGGTCATGGCCGGCGGCGAACCCTCGGGGATCGGCTTCGGCACGGATCCGTCACTCCCGGTGACCAGCATTCACGTGGCGGCGGCCGGCGCCTGA